The Acipenser ruthenus chromosome 26, fAciRut3.2 maternal haplotype, whole genome shotgun sequence genomic sequence GACACAGGCCCAGGCAGATGATAAGTGGCCTATAAAGCTAAGAGTGCTGTAACAAGCAGAGTGTAGCGGCCACTTCCACTTGAACTCATATAAGGCACCACATATGACACACGTATGCAACATACACTGTCCTTGCTCATGGCAGGTAAGTTATTTTCACAGTCATTGGTATTTTTTCGTCAGTGGTCCCGTTAGACGATATTAAGGCTCAGAAAAGGTTTCCTGATTTGACTCTCTCAGTCAGTTATCCAGACTTTGTTGAGCAGTTTCACCACCTCCTCATAGATGACGAAAACGATGGCCACGTCCAGGCACACCCTGCCCAGCCGCGGGACAGTCCCCTTGTAAAACCTGCAGGCAGAGGACAGGAGAGTCAGCGAGTTCCCCTCCGCAGGAAAATAACAGTGCTGATTTATAACCTAAAAACACAAATCTGGGGTCTCTCGAACATTCTAACATTCAGTTGCATGAAAACCTCGTCCAATTCCAGTGGGATATGAGTCCACTTCATACCAATGTACGCACATGCCATCTGGTGGTCAGGTGTGGTAATTAGATTCCCACATTTTTTACTTCAAATCTGAATTTCCAGCCTCTTACTTCCATTCTAGGACATATTAAATAAAACTACTTTATTATATTTCTGCGGATACAATAGGCTCTTTCCAAAATCACAGAGCACCCCTATAGTGTTATCTGCATATTGCATTTACACATGTAAATGTGTGACCCTGGCTCTGGATGGTGTATACAGGTTTGCAGTGTTGGAAGAGTTAGTAGAATTGCGCTCCTCTCCCTGTTACTCACGCCTGGGGTCCCTCGTTGCGCAGGATCTGGTAAGCACAGTCCAGGGTGCTCTTATACCGGTGAGCCTCCAAACCCTGAAATCAAACGAATCACAATCACACTGTGTTCTCCGTTCGACACAGCCGCCCCGCGGAGCACTCAGCAGCTCCGCCCCCCTCACCTGCATCCTGGTCTTGATGACATCGAGGGGGGTGTTTCCGAAGACGCTGGCTGCCCCCGCGGTGGCTCCGAACGCGGCCGTCACGAAGGGGTTCATCTCTCTGTGGGGGTCGTCACCTGGGAGAACAGAACACACAGCCTCATATTTATGTGCCTAGAAATCTAAGTATATGCAAGACTGTCCCAAAGCTGGTGAAGATTTTTGCTGCAGATTTGAAGCTCTTTTAAATCAATGTTTCAATGGCCTGCTTAACCTCTCTGGGCAGCACCTTGGGAGATTGCTGTTTTTAAGAAGCTGAGGATCCAGTTCTGTAGGGGTTGCAGGAAAGTGGATtgtaacacacagcactgcactgcCCCCCCACAGCGTACCTTTGTACCAGTTGCGAAAAGATGTCATCACGTAGAAGCGAATGGCCTGGTTGGATCCTTGTTTCAGCACTGTGGCTGTCAGCCCCTGGTACGTCCCACGCAGCCCTGCAGGAAACAGGcagtcacacagtcacacaccTCGTGAACCTCCTCCCCACCTCCTCCTCTGCATGCTATTCAGTGTGCAAGGGAGCGCGGCGCTCTCGCCTACCCTGGTCTCGAATGATCTCCCGCACGCCGTGGTAGAACCCTCTGTATCTGGGGTTGGAGGAGCACTGGTCATGGATGAACTTCACCTGCGGGAcgggcaggcagacagacagacagacagacatcagcATGAGGCGAGGCACTCTCACTAAAGCCAGTTGAAAGCAGTTAtaactcaacacacacacacacacctgaaaaatgtatacaaagctactgtatattgtatagAGAGCTGCCTGGGTGTTTACACACTGCTTTCCCACCATGCTTCCTGCTGCATTGTACCCTGATTTCACAATGCTTTTGCAATGGTACACTACACAGTGCAATGCTTTTGCAATGGTACACTACACATTACAATGCTTTTGCAATGGTACACTACACATTACAATGCTTTTGCAATGGTACACTACACAGTGCAATGATTTTGCAATGGTACACTACACATTGCAATGCTTTTGCAATGGTACACTACACAGTGCAATGATTTTGCAATTGTACTCTACACATTGCAGTGCTTTTGCAATGGTACACTACACATTGCAATGCTTTTGCAATGGTACACTACACATTGCAATGCTTTTGCAATGGTACACTACACATTGCAGTGCTTTTGCAATGGTACACTACACAGTGCAATGATTTTGCAATGGTACACTACACATTGCAATGCTTTTGCAATGGTACACTACACATTGCAGTGCTTTTGCAATGGTACACTACACATTGCAATGCTTTTGCAATGGTACACTACACAGTGCTGTGTATATGGGACAGGACCAGGGTGCTCACCTTGACAGTCTCCATGGGGCAGACCACCATCACAGCCTCCGCCACCCCGGCGCCCAGGCCACACAGCAGGCTGCGAGTGTTATCCAGCTTCCCACTGCCATCCCGGGCCTGGTTACTGAGGAGCTCAAACATCCCGAACCTGCAGAGTCACAAGAGGCAAACAGAAGCAGAGACAGGTCACCCCTTCCACAAAGTcacatgctatctgaagaaggcggAAGCCAAAAAAATGACTCATCAGTTTCTCaatatatataagaaatgcaCTGCGCTGGTCCTCAgttctatatgtatataataaatgcactgtgctggtcctcagttctatatgtatataataaatgcaCTGCGCTGGTCCTCAgttctatatgtatataataaatgcaCTGCGCTGGTCCTCAgttctatatgtatataataaatgcactgtgctggtcctcagttctatatgtatataataaatgcaCTGCGCTGGTCCTCAgttctatatgtatataataaatgcaCTGCGCTGGTCCTCAgttctatatgtatataataaatgcaCTGCGCTGGTCCTCAGTTCTATATGTGTATAATAAATGCACTGTGCTGGTCCTCAgttctatatgtatataataaatgcaCTGCGCTGGTCCTCAgttctatatgtatataataaatgcaCTGCGCTGGTCCTCAgttctatatgtatataataaatgcaCTGCGCTGGTCCTCAGTTCTATATGTGTATAATAAATGCACTGCGCTGGTCCTCAgttctatatgtatataataaatgcaCTGCGCTGGTCCTCAgttctatatgtatataataaatgcactgtgctggtcctcagttctatatgtatataataaatgcaCTGCGCTGGTCCTCAgttctatatgtatataataaatgcaCTGCGCTGGTCCTCAgttctatatgtatataataaatgcaCTGCGCTGGTCCTCAgttctatatgtatataataaatgcaCTGCGCTGGTCCTCAgttctatatgtatataataaatgcaCTGCGCTGGTCCTCAgttctatatgtatataataaatgcaCTGTGCTGGTCCTCAGTTCTATATGTGTATAATAAATGCACTGTGCTGGTCCTCAGGTCCCAGTCCTCACCTGACAGCTGATTTAGGGATGGACCCGTACAGCAGAGAGCTCAGGCCCCGGTACAGCCCCCTGACCCCATGGTCCCGCACAGTCAGCTTCACACAGTCACCTGCAGAACAAACACAGCCTGCTGAGCCCCCTGCTGGCTGCAGAGCAAAGGACACCCCCTGCACTTCTACACAATGAAATACTTTCCTACAGTTAACTGCAGTGCATACTAGCACACTATAAGAACATGCTGGGTTTGTGGATGCTACTCCTGTGTTTGTATATGGATCAACTAGGGAATGGAATAATGGGTGACAGTGCTGCCAATAACGTGTCCAGTACTCTGTACTACCCCCGATCCCCTCAGCACCACCCCAGCCTCTCACCGATCCCTCGGTAGCGCGGTGGGTTGGCTCTCTCATCGAGCTGGAGCTGGGTTTTCACGTACTCCGTGGGGAAGGTGATACAGATCTCAATACCACCGGCCAGTCCACCTGCAAAGAGAGACAAGGCGCACAGCAATGACCCTCCCCAATTAGACTGATTGAGTGATTCCCTCCGATACTCCTGGGGCATTCTGAGCGTCATGAGTCACTAATGATCAGCCTGTAAGAAGCAGCCACATTGTAGAAGCtagctgtttttattaaaacaaaacaaaacaaaaaaaaacaggttttactatgagcttgattagccgcagtgtatcggtaacaagctcaggtgtgtattattattaaactcatagtaaaaccaggaatggatcaaactgctgtgcaatgggagtcttattcctacCCGCTGTAGTCACTGTGTTTCAGTGGACTTTAGAGTTTCGATCCGGCAAAGTAAGCACCGGAAACATAAgtataagaaagaaaaacagaccGCAGCCTCCCCTGCGCCTCCCCACTTGCTAGTTATAAAATCAAATCACTTCAGTGTAGCCGCTGAAGCAGTAATTAAGTAAGCTCCTGGCGCTTTCGTTTTAATAGAGCGATATTATTGGTTGCTACGCGACGCTGGGAGTTTCATTTTTAGAACTCTGCCATAAATTAACAATCGAGAAAGTGTGTcgcaggaaagaaaaaaaacaaacatgacaaaaaacataaatattaagatattttaataacacacaaaacGAAGGTGAGATGAGAGGGCGTGCTGCCTTGGTTTAGTCTCGACTTACGACAAACATAATAGTACTATAATATACgccaaaaaattaataataataataataataataataataataataataataataataataataataataataataatatgttttatttactaCTGTACCTGCTAATATAGCTTTGCCCGGGTGAGTCACCTTCCCTCGCCCGGCAGCCGCTGCAGTCAACACTCTTCTCCTCGGGTCCAACCCAGGTACCGAACCGCCAGAACCAGCCAGTCTATCAGCGGCGGCCGGGACCAAACCCCGAACCCGACTGGGGTCCAGTGCCGCGGTAGGGCGTGAGCATCCCGGTCTCACGCTGCAGGGTCCCTCGCTTACTGTGAACGGCTTTCTTAAAGACGACATTAGGTCTTGGCTGAAACACACATCTATATATTGAATTTAACAGAAACACAACGGAGTGAATGCGCTGCGTAAAGACAATGCAACTAGAACCAACACCAAGGAAATCACAGACACAAATGACAGCTATATATGAATATGTAATCGCGACATTTCGATTGCCTCCCGTTACTTCATTGTGATTGGTCACCGCTTCCATTCAGGCGATACATATTCAGGAGCtctttttaatattaatgagcAGCAGCGCCCGATTGGATTCAGGGCTGGGCTTGTCATGATAATTCGCATTCTGTTGTGAGGCGGTTTGCTCTCCGATTGGTCAATTTTCAAGCACAAGCCCGACTCTTTGTTTATGGGTGGGGTTTTGAGAAAGTTGCCGTGCAGTGGATGCATTGCGGAATAAAataagaaagggggggggggggggggggggtcctgaaTGTCTATTGCTATTGGCTGCGCCGGAGGTACTGAGTGGCTGTGATTGGATGAGAGAATAAGGAGAGCTATAAGGCGAGGGGCCGCTGCGAGTCAGACTAGAAATTGAAATGGGACGGgcatttaaatgcaataaaagCACTTTTAAAAAGTAGAGGCATTAAACTGCATGTATTGTAAGTGATGCAAATAATACATGTCTAGTAAATATTTAACTAAGTAACCCTAAAACACGTATAAGTTTACTATAGTACCGCTGTTAAAACACATGGATGTTGAGCACGTTAATTCATAGTAAACGTTTCTTTACATTAAGCATTTGTATATCTCAGCAGTGTTAACTCTTCAAATATATTATCCgtacacaattaaaacaaacacacacacacaaaaaatgagaTGTGTGATCTAGTGTTACACGGGGAAAACCACAGGGGTAGAGTTATGGATGGTATTCAGATCATATTATTAGCACCGAGTTAGATGAACGCAAATATATGTTTACGTCATACCTTGCCCGAAAGCGTCATACCTTTGCCTATCcctggtatatatttttttacagtttaggGTTGAAACGAAGGTCGTCACAGCACACACAGGAGCTTGCTTTGCATACATACATCTGAATTTAACATTTATGAATGAGTAAACAGCCTGGAGTTACAATGCTACGGAAAATGTACACAAAGAGTTGTACACAAAGTTGACTAGGTCTGTGTATCTCGGTTCTTCCACCCACCGCTTCCCTGGTGTTCATTTTACACGCCGCCCCCGTTGCTATGCAGGCAGCGTTAACCATGTTGCTATGGTGATCGTTTGTTGATGTCCTTGGCTCCCTCTGCCGTGAGGCAGTGCTGACGGTCTGGACATGAGTGGACATTGAGTGTAAAATCGCCGGAATCAtttacttcattaaaataaatctgaAGTGGTC encodes the following:
- the LOC117429583 gene encoding tricarboxylate transport protein, mitochondrial-like, whose product is MSSLRKPFTVSEGPCSVRPGCSRPTAALDPSRVRGLVPAAADRLAGSGGSVPGLDPRRRVLTAAAAGRGKVTHPGKAILAGGLAGGIEICITFPTEYVKTQLQLDERANPPRYRGIGDCVKLTVRDHGVRGLYRGLSSLLYGSIPKSAVRFGMFELLSNQARDGSGKLDNTRSLLCGLGAGVAEAVMVVCPMETVKVKFIHDQCSSNPRYRGFYHGVREIIRDQGLRGTYQGLTATVLKQGSNQAIRFYVMTSFRNWYKGDDPHREMNPFVTAAFGATAGAASVFGNTPLDVIKTRMQGLEAHRYKSTLDCAYQILRNEGPQAFYKGTVPRLGRVCLDVAIVFVIYEEVVKLLNKVWITD